One genomic segment of Ictalurus punctatus breed USDA103 chromosome 4, Coco_2.0, whole genome shotgun sequence includes these proteins:
- the si:ch211-151h10.2 gene encoding uncharacterized protein si:ch211-151h10.2 isoform X2, with product MVDVRDLNGYRKGEREVKQRREDDGEMEAGMVNEQKRYWKILQWGHCPSWIRYLAPAAALWFVIQEKMHLVEDGGWLLLAGMLWTGIIFCVSLLKFLYQFRKQYKQKKVSETSEIVEQRTGQRHQACLISKQDAVHLLSMVRALLDGLVVSLLQEPLSDPRVSQIQGLLNKLEAVYQLIIVAVNNSFLIEERLLSANNKEDKVIKTRVEDRVKHICTYLQERVSALHFLLQTQDQYGVCIVNVQQELQGYWELLEDLHNKVTLQPEKCQGIEDPHTVLTDTEGLYTKLGLFQRRIHECQVHLSTSTHLLEELENRQQDLAQTIGLTLESTWTKDLLQCNTQQFKKVFKDFTCLEQQTLTFVMHLQDLSVTHEKNSIKISDVEHVQSSLLSPSSLPVYRTSLATGNTPLDPDPRPTLTPSSKFSVINLLCGLRQRRSPRPTAVPGLTDTLLAE from the exons ATGGTGGATGTGAGGGACCTGAATGGGTACAGAAAGGGGGAAAGAGAAGTAAAGCAGAGAAGGGAAGATGATGGTGAGATGGAGGCTGGTATGGTTAATGAGCAGAAAAGGTACTGGAAGAT TCTGCAGTGGGGGCACTGTCCCAGTTGGATTCGATATTTGGCTCCAGCAGCAGCATTGTGGTTTGTGATTCAGGAAAAGATGCACCTTGTTGAGGATGGAGGCTGGTTGCTGCTGGCTGGGATGCTGTGGACAGGCATTATCTTCTGTGTTTCTTTACTAAAGTTCCTTTACCAATTCAGAAAGCAATATAAGCAG AAGAAGGTCTCAGAGACAAGTGAGATTGTTGAGCAAAGGACTGGCCAACGTCATCAGGCGTG TCTCATCAGTAAGCAAGATGCAGTTCATCTGCTATCTATGGTGAGGGCTCTACTGGATGGCTTGGTAGTCTCTCTTCTCCAGGAACCACTGTCAGATCCAAGGGTTTCCCAGATACAAGGCCTCCTCAACAAGCTGGAG GCAGTGTATCAATTAATAATAGTAGCAGTAAACAATAGTTTCCTTATCGAGGAGCGACTGCTGTCGGCCAACAATAAGGAGGACAAAGTGATCAAGACTAGAGTAGAAGACAGGGTGAAACATATTTGCACTTACCTGCAAGAGAG GGTGAGTGCCCTGCACTTTCTCCTTCAGACCCAGGATCAGTATGGGGTATGCATAGTTAATGTTCAGCAGGAGTTGCAGGGGTACTGGGAGCTGCTAGAGGATCTGCACAACAAAGTGACCCTGCAGCCAGAAAAGTGTCAGGGCATTGAGGATCCTCACACTGTCCTCACTGACACTGAG GGCTTGTACACAAAACTGGGTCTGTTTCAGCGTAGGATTCATGAGTGTCAGGTGCACCTGAGCACAAGTACACATCTTCTTGAG GAACTGGAAAATAGGCAGCAGGATCTGGCTCAGACTATCGGCCTAACACTGGAGTCTACTTGGACTAAAGACCTTTTGCAGTGTAACACCCAACAG TTTAAAAAAGTCTTCAAGGATTTCACATGCCTGGAGCAACAGACTCTGACCTTTGTGATGCATCTGCAAGACCTAAGTGTGACACACGAAAAGAATAGCATTAAAATTTCTGATGTTGAACACGTGCAGAGCTCTTTATTGTCTCCCTCATCACTTCCTGTGTACAGAACTTCTCTGGCCACAGGAAATACCCCCTTGGACCCTGACCCAAGACCCACACTTACACCCAGCTCCAAATTCTCAGTGATCAACTTGCTTTGTGGGCTGAGACAACGGAG GTCTCCTCGGCCAACAGCAGTGCCTGGCCTCACTGATACTCTtctggctgaatga
- the si:ch211-151h10.2 gene encoding uncharacterized protein si:ch211-151h10.2 isoform X6, with amino-acid sequence MVDVRDLNGYRKGEREVKQRREDDGEMEAGMVNEQKRYWKISLQWGHCPSWIRYLAPAAALWFVIQEKMHLVEDGGWLLLAGMLWTGIIFCVSLLKFLYQFRKQYKQKKVSETSEIVEQRTGQRHQACLISKQDAVHLLSMVRALLDGLVVSLLQEPLSDPRVSQIQGLLNKLEAVYQLIIVAVNNSFLIEERLLSANNKEDKVIKTRVEDRVKHICTYLQERVSALHFLLQTQDQYGVCIVNVQQELQGYWELLEDLHNKVTLQPEKCQGIEDPHTVLTDTEGLYTKLGLFQRRIHECQVHLSTSTHLLEELENRQQDLAQTIGLTLESTWTKDLLQCNTQQNFSGHRKYPLGP; translated from the exons ATGGTGGATGTGAGGGACCTGAATGGGTACAGAAAGGGGGAAAGAGAAGTAAAGCAGAGAAGGGAAGATGATGGTGAGATGGAGGCTGGTATGGTTAATGAGCAGAAAAGGTACTGGAAGAT CAGTCTGCAGTGGGGGCACTGTCCCAGTTGGATTCGATATTTGGCTCCAGCAGCAGCATTGTGGTTTGTGATTCAGGAAAAGATGCACCTTGTTGAGGATGGAGGCTGGTTGCTGCTGGCTGGGATGCTGTGGACAGGCATTATCTTCTGTGTTTCTTTACTAAAGTTCCTTTACCAATTCAGAAAGCAATATAAGCAG AAGAAGGTCTCAGAGACAAGTGAGATTGTTGAGCAAAGGACTGGCCAACGTCATCAGGCGTG TCTCATCAGTAAGCAAGATGCAGTTCATCTGCTATCTATGGTGAGGGCTCTACTGGATGGCTTGGTAGTCTCTCTTCTCCAGGAACCACTGTCAGATCCAAGGGTTTCCCAGATACAAGGCCTCCTCAACAAGCTGGAG GCAGTGTATCAATTAATAATAGTAGCAGTAAACAATAGTTTCCTTATCGAGGAGCGACTGCTGTCGGCCAACAATAAGGAGGACAAAGTGATCAAGACTAGAGTAGAAGACAGGGTGAAACATATTTGCACTTACCTGCAAGAGAG GGTGAGTGCCCTGCACTTTCTCCTTCAGACCCAGGATCAGTATGGGGTATGCATAGTTAATGTTCAGCAGGAGTTGCAGGGGTACTGGGAGCTGCTAGAGGATCTGCACAACAAAGTGACCCTGCAGCCAGAAAAGTGTCAGGGCATTGAGGATCCTCACACTGTCCTCACTGACACTGAG GGCTTGTACACAAAACTGGGTCTGTTTCAGCGTAGGATTCATGAGTGTCAGGTGCACCTGAGCACAAGTACACATCTTCTTGAG GAACTGGAAAATAGGCAGCAGGATCTGGCTCAGACTATCGGCCTAACACTGGAGTCTACTTGGACTAAAGACCTTTTGCAGTGTAACACCCAACAG AACTTCTCTGGCCACAGGAAATACCCCCTTGGACCCTGA
- the si:ch211-151h10.2 gene encoding uncharacterized protein si:ch211-151h10.2 isoform X4 translates to MVDVRDLNGYRKGEREVKQRREDDGEMEAGMVNEQKRYWKISLQWGHCPSWIRYLAPAAALWFVIQEKMHLVEDGGWLLLAGMLWTGIIFCVSLLKFLYQFRKQYKQKKVSETSEIVEQRTGQRHQACLISKQDAVHLLSMVRALLDGLVVSLLQEPLSDPRVSQIQGLLNKLEAVYQLIIVAVNNSFLIEERLLSANNKEDKVIKTRVEDRVKHICTYLQERVSALHFLLQTQDQYGVCIVNVQQELQGYWELLEDLHNKVTLQPEKCQGIEDPHTVLTDTEGLYTKLGLFQRRIHECQVHLSTSTHLLEELENRQQDLAQTIGLTLESTWTKDLLQCNTQQFKKVFKDFTCLEQQTLTFVMHLQDLKLLWPQEIPPWTLTQDPHLHPAPNSQ, encoded by the exons ATGGTGGATGTGAGGGACCTGAATGGGTACAGAAAGGGGGAAAGAGAAGTAAAGCAGAGAAGGGAAGATGATGGTGAGATGGAGGCTGGTATGGTTAATGAGCAGAAAAGGTACTGGAAGAT CAGTCTGCAGTGGGGGCACTGTCCCAGTTGGATTCGATATTTGGCTCCAGCAGCAGCATTGTGGTTTGTGATTCAGGAAAAGATGCACCTTGTTGAGGATGGAGGCTGGTTGCTGCTGGCTGGGATGCTGTGGACAGGCATTATCTTCTGTGTTTCTTTACTAAAGTTCCTTTACCAATTCAGAAAGCAATATAAGCAG AAGAAGGTCTCAGAGACAAGTGAGATTGTTGAGCAAAGGACTGGCCAACGTCATCAGGCGTG TCTCATCAGTAAGCAAGATGCAGTTCATCTGCTATCTATGGTGAGGGCTCTACTGGATGGCTTGGTAGTCTCTCTTCTCCAGGAACCACTGTCAGATCCAAGGGTTTCCCAGATACAAGGCCTCCTCAACAAGCTGGAG GCAGTGTATCAATTAATAATAGTAGCAGTAAACAATAGTTTCCTTATCGAGGAGCGACTGCTGTCGGCCAACAATAAGGAGGACAAAGTGATCAAGACTAGAGTAGAAGACAGGGTGAAACATATTTGCACTTACCTGCAAGAGAG GGTGAGTGCCCTGCACTTTCTCCTTCAGACCCAGGATCAGTATGGGGTATGCATAGTTAATGTTCAGCAGGAGTTGCAGGGGTACTGGGAGCTGCTAGAGGATCTGCACAACAAAGTGACCCTGCAGCCAGAAAAGTGTCAGGGCATTGAGGATCCTCACACTGTCCTCACTGACACTGAG GGCTTGTACACAAAACTGGGTCTGTTTCAGCGTAGGATTCATGAGTGTCAGGTGCACCTGAGCACAAGTACACATCTTCTTGAG GAACTGGAAAATAGGCAGCAGGATCTGGCTCAGACTATCGGCCTAACACTGGAGTCTACTTGGACTAAAGACCTTTTGCAGTGTAACACCCAACAG TTTAAAAAAGTCTTCAAGGATTTCACATGCCTGGAGCAACAGACTCTGACCTTTGTGATGCATCTGCAAGACCTAA AACTTCTCTGGCCACAGGAAATACCCCCTTGGACCCTGACCCAAGACCCACACTTACACCCAGCTCCAAATTCTCAGTGA
- the si:ch211-151h10.2 gene encoding uncharacterized protein si:ch211-151h10.2 isoform X1 translates to MVDVRDLNGYRKGEREVKQRREDDGEMEAGMVNEQKRYWKISLQWGHCPSWIRYLAPAAALWFVIQEKMHLVEDGGWLLLAGMLWTGIIFCVSLLKFLYQFRKQYKQKKVSETSEIVEQRTGQRHQACLISKQDAVHLLSMVRALLDGLVVSLLQEPLSDPRVSQIQGLLNKLEAVYQLIIVAVNNSFLIEERLLSANNKEDKVIKTRVEDRVKHICTYLQERVSALHFLLQTQDQYGVCIVNVQQELQGYWELLEDLHNKVTLQPEKCQGIEDPHTVLTDTEGLYTKLGLFQRRIHECQVHLSTSTHLLEELENRQQDLAQTIGLTLESTWTKDLLQCNTQQFKKVFKDFTCLEQQTLTFVMHLQDLSVTHEKNSIKISDVEHVQSSLLSPSSLPVYRTSLATGNTPLDPDPRPTLTPSSKFSVINLLCGLRQRRSPRPTAVPGLTDTLLAE, encoded by the exons ATGGTGGATGTGAGGGACCTGAATGGGTACAGAAAGGGGGAAAGAGAAGTAAAGCAGAGAAGGGAAGATGATGGTGAGATGGAGGCTGGTATGGTTAATGAGCAGAAAAGGTACTGGAAGAT CAGTCTGCAGTGGGGGCACTGTCCCAGTTGGATTCGATATTTGGCTCCAGCAGCAGCATTGTGGTTTGTGATTCAGGAAAAGATGCACCTTGTTGAGGATGGAGGCTGGTTGCTGCTGGCTGGGATGCTGTGGACAGGCATTATCTTCTGTGTTTCTTTACTAAAGTTCCTTTACCAATTCAGAAAGCAATATAAGCAG AAGAAGGTCTCAGAGACAAGTGAGATTGTTGAGCAAAGGACTGGCCAACGTCATCAGGCGTG TCTCATCAGTAAGCAAGATGCAGTTCATCTGCTATCTATGGTGAGGGCTCTACTGGATGGCTTGGTAGTCTCTCTTCTCCAGGAACCACTGTCAGATCCAAGGGTTTCCCAGATACAAGGCCTCCTCAACAAGCTGGAG GCAGTGTATCAATTAATAATAGTAGCAGTAAACAATAGTTTCCTTATCGAGGAGCGACTGCTGTCGGCCAACAATAAGGAGGACAAAGTGATCAAGACTAGAGTAGAAGACAGGGTGAAACATATTTGCACTTACCTGCAAGAGAG GGTGAGTGCCCTGCACTTTCTCCTTCAGACCCAGGATCAGTATGGGGTATGCATAGTTAATGTTCAGCAGGAGTTGCAGGGGTACTGGGAGCTGCTAGAGGATCTGCACAACAAAGTGACCCTGCAGCCAGAAAAGTGTCAGGGCATTGAGGATCCTCACACTGTCCTCACTGACACTGAG GGCTTGTACACAAAACTGGGTCTGTTTCAGCGTAGGATTCATGAGTGTCAGGTGCACCTGAGCACAAGTACACATCTTCTTGAG GAACTGGAAAATAGGCAGCAGGATCTGGCTCAGACTATCGGCCTAACACTGGAGTCTACTTGGACTAAAGACCTTTTGCAGTGTAACACCCAACAG TTTAAAAAAGTCTTCAAGGATTTCACATGCCTGGAGCAACAGACTCTGACCTTTGTGATGCATCTGCAAGACCTAAGTGTGACACACGAAAAGAATAGCATTAAAATTTCTGATGTTGAACACGTGCAGAGCTCTTTATTGTCTCCCTCATCACTTCCTGTGTACAGAACTTCTCTGGCCACAGGAAATACCCCCTTGGACCCTGACCCAAGACCCACACTTACACCCAGCTCCAAATTCTCAGTGATCAACTTGCTTTGTGGGCTGAGACAACGGAG GTCTCCTCGGCCAACAGCAGTGCCTGGCCTCACTGATACTCTtctggctgaatga
- the si:ch211-151h10.2 gene encoding uncharacterized protein si:ch211-151h10.2 isoform X3, whose product MVDVRDLNGYRKGEREVKQRREDDGEMEAGMVNEQKRYWKISLQWGHCPSWIRYLAPAAALWFVIQEKMHLVEDGGWLLLAGMLWTGIIFCVSLLKFLYQFRKQYKQKKVSETSEIVEQRTGQRHQACLISKQDAVHLLSMVRALLDGLVVSLLQEPLSDPRVSQIQGLLNKLEAVYQLIIVAVNNSFLIEERLLSANNKEDKVIKTRVEDRVKHICTYLQERVSALHFLLQTQDQYGVCIVNVQQELQGYWELLEDLHNKVTLQPEKCQGIEDPHTVLTDTEGLYTKLGLFQRRIHECQELENRQQDLAQTIGLTLESTWTKDLLQCNTQQFKKVFKDFTCLEQQTLTFVMHLQDLSVTHEKNSIKISDVEHVQSSLLSPSSLPVYRTSLATGNTPLDPDPRPTLTPSSKFSVINLLCGLRQRRSPRPTAVPGLTDTLLAE is encoded by the exons ATGGTGGATGTGAGGGACCTGAATGGGTACAGAAAGGGGGAAAGAGAAGTAAAGCAGAGAAGGGAAGATGATGGTGAGATGGAGGCTGGTATGGTTAATGAGCAGAAAAGGTACTGGAAGAT CAGTCTGCAGTGGGGGCACTGTCCCAGTTGGATTCGATATTTGGCTCCAGCAGCAGCATTGTGGTTTGTGATTCAGGAAAAGATGCACCTTGTTGAGGATGGAGGCTGGTTGCTGCTGGCTGGGATGCTGTGGACAGGCATTATCTTCTGTGTTTCTTTACTAAAGTTCCTTTACCAATTCAGAAAGCAATATAAGCAG AAGAAGGTCTCAGAGACAAGTGAGATTGTTGAGCAAAGGACTGGCCAACGTCATCAGGCGTG TCTCATCAGTAAGCAAGATGCAGTTCATCTGCTATCTATGGTGAGGGCTCTACTGGATGGCTTGGTAGTCTCTCTTCTCCAGGAACCACTGTCAGATCCAAGGGTTTCCCAGATACAAGGCCTCCTCAACAAGCTGGAG GCAGTGTATCAATTAATAATAGTAGCAGTAAACAATAGTTTCCTTATCGAGGAGCGACTGCTGTCGGCCAACAATAAGGAGGACAAAGTGATCAAGACTAGAGTAGAAGACAGGGTGAAACATATTTGCACTTACCTGCAAGAGAG GGTGAGTGCCCTGCACTTTCTCCTTCAGACCCAGGATCAGTATGGGGTATGCATAGTTAATGTTCAGCAGGAGTTGCAGGGGTACTGGGAGCTGCTAGAGGATCTGCACAACAAAGTGACCCTGCAGCCAGAAAAGTGTCAGGGCATTGAGGATCCTCACACTGTCCTCACTGACACTGAG GGCTTGTACACAAAACTGGGTCTGTTTCAGCGTAGGATTCATGAGTGTCAG GAACTGGAAAATAGGCAGCAGGATCTGGCTCAGACTATCGGCCTAACACTGGAGTCTACTTGGACTAAAGACCTTTTGCAGTGTAACACCCAACAG TTTAAAAAAGTCTTCAAGGATTTCACATGCCTGGAGCAACAGACTCTGACCTTTGTGATGCATCTGCAAGACCTAAGTGTGACACACGAAAAGAATAGCATTAAAATTTCTGATGTTGAACACGTGCAGAGCTCTTTATTGTCTCCCTCATCACTTCCTGTGTACAGAACTTCTCTGGCCACAGGAAATACCCCCTTGGACCCTGACCCAAGACCCACACTTACACCCAGCTCCAAATTCTCAGTGATCAACTTGCTTTGTGGGCTGAGACAACGGAG GTCTCCTCGGCCAACAGCAGTGCCTGGCCTCACTGATACTCTtctggctgaatga
- the si:ch211-151h10.2 gene encoding uncharacterized protein si:ch211-151h10.2 isoform X5: MVDVRDLNGYRKGEREVKQRREDDGEMEAGMVNEQKRYWKISLQWGHCPSWIRYLAPAAALWFVIQEKMHLVEDGGWLLLAGMLWTGIIFCVSLLKFLYQFRKQYKQKKVSETSEIVEQRTGQRHQACLISKQDAVHLLSMVRALLDGLVVSLLQEPLSDPRVSQIQGLLNKLEAVYQLIIVAVNNSFLIEERLLSANNKEDKVIKTRVEDRVKHICTYLQERVSALHFLLQTQDQYGVCIVNVQQELQGYWELLEDLHNKVTLQPEKCQGIEDPHTVLTDTEGLYTKLGLFQRRIHECQVHLSTSTHLLEELENRQQDLAQTIGLTLESTWTKDLLQCNTQQGCEEPEAYLRGLGT; the protein is encoded by the exons ATGGTGGATGTGAGGGACCTGAATGGGTACAGAAAGGGGGAAAGAGAAGTAAAGCAGAGAAGGGAAGATGATGGTGAGATGGAGGCTGGTATGGTTAATGAGCAGAAAAGGTACTGGAAGAT CAGTCTGCAGTGGGGGCACTGTCCCAGTTGGATTCGATATTTGGCTCCAGCAGCAGCATTGTGGTTTGTGATTCAGGAAAAGATGCACCTTGTTGAGGATGGAGGCTGGTTGCTGCTGGCTGGGATGCTGTGGACAGGCATTATCTTCTGTGTTTCTTTACTAAAGTTCCTTTACCAATTCAGAAAGCAATATAAGCAG AAGAAGGTCTCAGAGACAAGTGAGATTGTTGAGCAAAGGACTGGCCAACGTCATCAGGCGTG TCTCATCAGTAAGCAAGATGCAGTTCATCTGCTATCTATGGTGAGGGCTCTACTGGATGGCTTGGTAGTCTCTCTTCTCCAGGAACCACTGTCAGATCCAAGGGTTTCCCAGATACAAGGCCTCCTCAACAAGCTGGAG GCAGTGTATCAATTAATAATAGTAGCAGTAAACAATAGTTTCCTTATCGAGGAGCGACTGCTGTCGGCCAACAATAAGGAGGACAAAGTGATCAAGACTAGAGTAGAAGACAGGGTGAAACATATTTGCACTTACCTGCAAGAGAG GGTGAGTGCCCTGCACTTTCTCCTTCAGACCCAGGATCAGTATGGGGTATGCATAGTTAATGTTCAGCAGGAGTTGCAGGGGTACTGGGAGCTGCTAGAGGATCTGCACAACAAAGTGACCCTGCAGCCAGAAAAGTGTCAGGGCATTGAGGATCCTCACACTGTCCTCACTGACACTGAG GGCTTGTACACAAAACTGGGTCTGTTTCAGCGTAGGATTCATGAGTGTCAGGTGCACCTGAGCACAAGTACACATCTTCTTGAG GAACTGGAAAATAGGCAGCAGGATCTGGCTCAGACTATCGGCCTAACACTGGAGTCTACTTGGACTAAAGACCTTTTGCAGTGTAACACCCAACAG